The Lolium perenne isolate Kyuss_39 chromosome 6, Kyuss_2.0, whole genome shotgun sequence genome segment agttttatatgtaatttatttATGTTGCACCGATTTAAATATTAGTAAAGAGGTTTTTTCTATCTATTAAAATTATTTTTAAGTTTTGGGGGCAGCGTTTGGGAGACGCGGCTGGAAGCGACATCCCCCAAACGCGACACAAATGAAACACGtcgcccaaacgctcaatccgggagATGCTCTAACGCTCAGCTTGGACAGAAGTATCACCACAACAAGTATCACCACAACAACGAAACGAAAGTATTAGAACTGACTGATTTTACAAACTTCAGTTCAAATCATTTCAAGAATAACGTTACACATCTTGAACAAAAGTATGAGCACAACAATGAAACATTACTCCTTAGCTCATTTCTGCACAGCGGAAAGTACATAAGAGTCAAGACACAATCCTTCAAATGCATGCTGACCTGCCACTCTAGATGCAGGTCCTTCAATCAGGAAAGATTTGCCTAGAGAGATGCTCCACTCAGTTAATGCCAACAAAACAGATCCGTAACTGGATATTACAGTAACCGGGACACAACAAAAGAGAGCAATATTACTCTCAAATATCAGAAAATACCTCCGTATAATGTGCACCATCAAGAGAATAAGAAGGCTAACTAACTGAGTCTACAACCATCATGATATTTAATTCTTAGTTGGCAGACCTGTAAGTTACAGTTCATCTAACTCTTTCCATGttgttttttcttccttttatgTTTTGGTTTGACAGCATCCTTTAGACTCTTCGGTGATACACTTTCCTTGGCCTCATCTGACTCTCCAGCGATTCCAGAATTTGGCATGCTTTCCACGTCCAGATTAGATTCACTTAACCTTGATTTGGCATCCTCATGCCTCTTGTCATTTGGTTTAGCTGGTGGATCTGCATACAGCAAGGAAAAAATAGAATTCAGAAGGAAGAATCGTTCTTTTCCAGTCAAGAGAACAAACGTTTCCTAGTGTAAACACCTTTAATAGTTCTGCTAATGTTTAGCTTATAGGAATACCATGGTCTGAATAAAGCAATGTAACATGCCTTCAACTGGCACATTCTCTCAGCAACAGGCATTTTAACCAAAAAGGACCCAGCTAGAAGGATATTGGTGGATAGGTACAAGGCAGATTTTAAATCAAAGTTTGAAAAGAATAATGCTATGTCATGATTATATATAGATGCAATAATTGGTTCACTGAGCCAAAACCTGAATATTGGTTTACGCAGCTAAAACACGCTTAGAATAAAAAAAAAACGCAACCAACCCAGGCACTAGCACCCGTTGGCATTTTTATAGAAGAAAACTCCTGAGCACCCGCCGAACCCAAGGTTCGGACCCGGGTGGGCAGCATGCGCTCCCGCACGCCTAGCCACCAGACCGACGGTCTGTTCTCAAACTAGGAACATTTTTCAGCAAATTTATAATAGTTAGTAAGCCCTCAGATCATGCAACtagagatatataataataataatactaacaagcaaacacaatcacagtacccgGCAACTGAGAGATTCTGAGGGAGCTTAAGGAAACTCCTTTGGAGTATGGATCCCTACATTGCAAAAATCAGGGTAGTTGGAAAACTCATATCAAGCAACTATTTACTAGGATTTAAAGAACAAGTACAGCACTGCAGTAACTACCAATTTGATGGGCCACCAAGGAACATGGATGTTTGTTTGGGTTTAACAGTTCGGTCCCCAGTCAAGGGTGAAATCCTTTTTATACGATAATCATCATCACCTTTGCTTGTGTCCTGAGCATCATTGGGTGTCTTTGAGGTTTGGCTTTCCAATGCACCGTCGTTGCTCTCCATAGTTATATCAGGAACATCATTTTTCTTAGCCACCAAGACTGGAGTACGCTTTACTTTCCGCACTGCCTTCTCAGTGGTGTACTCGTCAACCTGGACACAACAGAATGAAAATGGGTTGATGCTTAGAATGACATGCATGCCTGATCTGCCCAAATAGAAGTTCAGAAAGATAGTTCATCAGAACCAGGTTCGTTCATACAGCCGTTGAATCCCAATCCAGATCAATTGATCCAGCCTGCTTGGAGGCAAATCCAAGACGCCAAAGACGGGTAAATTTCATAGCAAGTAAGTGTGGTGCCCAGGCCTATGGCAGCAATGGCATGAGATCATGCCTGAGCAGCACAGTGTCAACTTTATGTATTTCCTATCATCTTTCTTGATTCCCTTTTTATGTTACACAGGGATCCTTCGTATGGAACTCTTGCTGCCCAAACATGTTACATGTTCAGAGTGCCTAACCAGAACCAGATTTAAAGAATTCACGAAATTCCATCCCCAATTCACTAACCAGAGAGGTATCAACCCTAACCAGAACAAGATTCAAAGAATTCCCAATTCACCAACCAGAGAGTTATCAACCCCCCACCCACCACTGCCACACCCACAAACGCATGACTAACCCAGTTTCATTTCATATTTCAGAAAATATCAAAGCAGACATCTGAAATTCTAAATTGCAATGTCACAGGAGTGATGCTGCTGACTCACATTGCTCTTTATTTTGCTTGTTATATCAGCAGCTTTAACCGAAGCAATCCTTAAACACTGCATGATGACGCTTGACGTGACACCCTCTCCACCAGCTTTCTGAATGGAACAGACATCACCATTGGAGTTAATTGTGGCTGTCATTCTTCCTCCCATAACAGCTTCTTCCTTGTATGTTGGATCAAGAACCTACACACCAAAATTCAGCCAAAGAACGTCAGAAGATGAGAGGAACATAAAGACTGCTAATAATGGTGCACTTCATATTTGGAAATACTGGAGCATACCATGATATTACCATCACCAAAATATGCAAAGGTTACAGCTatcggaaggtgatggattgctagcGGAAGAGGATCTCTGACCTGTAAAATACATTACGAATAAAACATAAGATAATTTGCATGACATGATGGGACCCAAAAATGATACTTAATAATGGGGTTGTGTTTGTGACTGCATATTACAGTAAGTCTGTACAAATTTGCTACTTCTCTGGAGATGCAGTGCTTTGTAGGTGCGCTAGAACGTTGAGGAATGAGTGAGCAAGAGAGTTTACGATATAACACCTTATATACCTACCTCAGGGTCATGTACTGTAACTTGCTGACCATCGTCCCCACCAACTGTGCATTCAGGCCTCCGGAATGTACACAAAGCTGCCAGTGCAGCAATGTTAGCTGCATCAATTAGATTCCTGAGGGATTCAACCATGACATTTCACCCAGTTAGGACTCTAACGAGAAGCTCACACTCATTAATTACACATCAGTAGGCAATATGCAACTCATACCCCCCATTGTCGAGAATGTGAAGGTCGACACGGACCGACCAGACGTGCTTCCCAGCAACAACACACAGGGACTCCATATCCACAGCTCGGCTCTCCCTGAGAAACACCCAAAATCCTCGTTAAACTCCACACTTAGATCCTACGAACAAAAAAGGACATCGCAGCAATTAGGAGACCTTAGGCCACGGTCGATGACACGGCCCAGCTCAATCGCAGCTTCCCCAGGTCGCCCAGGCTCAAAGGCAGGATCAGCCATGGGCGAGAACTCCGTGAATATGGCCAGCGTCCCCTCGTTAGGCCTGTCCTTGTACGGCTGGACCAATTGGGCAGTAACATAACCCATCACACGCGTTTCGCCGAGCTCCACCTCCGCCGAGCCATCCTCCCTACAGAGTCCAACAGCGACAATCAGCAACCGCACAACCTCACATCGAAGCGCGGGCAAAGTAGGTCGCCGCCGCGGTAGGAGAAGCCCAAAACCGTGGGCGAGGGAAGAATGGAAGGGGAGGGGATTGAGCCAAGGTACCTGCCGAACGCGATCTTGAGCTTGCGGAAGTCGAAGGGGCGGCGGCCATCGATGCGGAGGTCCGACTGGAGGGCGTGCTCGATGAACTCCCGCTCGTTCACAGTCGGGCGCCACCGCTGGTCCATCATCTCGCTGCTCGCCGGCGGCGGGAGCTAGGGTTTTAGACTCCCGGCCGAGGCGGGGTGTGAGAGCTTGTGTTTTTTCTTGTTTGAGGGTGTGTTGCATTTTTCTCTCTTTTGAGCGGCTTGGGTTGAGGCCGACCTCTAAGGCTTACATGGGCCCAGTCAATGCTGGTTAACTGGGCCTCTGTTGAACCTTTATTCCCTGCTCACTGCGGGACAACAGGCAGATGCTTTTCGGGCTGCCCGTTGCGGAAAACTGCCGAACCTACACTCACAACCTTTCACCAGTGGGCAGCTCCAACAAATTCGggaagttttttgtttttgttttgccaGGCTTATAGAATCTCCACCGACGATGTcaaatactacctccgttttaagGAATAAGGCGTACGCGTATTCCTGACGAACTTTGATCATAAAAATTGAGTAACAAAATcttaattatattatatgtaattactaTCGTTGAATTCGTATTGAAAAGTactttttaatgatactaatttcatataaacaatgtttatctatttgaagtaattcttggtcaaataaaaaacacgtaaaatgagaacgccttattccttgaaacagaGGTAGTAGCGATCACAATAGCCCTACGTCTATGTGGGTGCCCAGCTAAAACGGACCCCACCGGTGTGTCTTCAAAAGTGGTCGATACATTTTGAAACCTAATAGAATAGTGGGCAACCCCACATGGGCCCTACACGCAAGGGCAAGGTTGGGAGCACTAGCAGGGCGCTCCACGTAGGATTTCTCATGTGGGTCCCTCCTAGCAACCACACGTGGCCATTCCCCACCCCCTCCTGATTCGCCTCCCACCTCACTGGTTTGCTATCATCATCGTCACACCCGCCTCCGCCCACCCCGCGGGACACAATGCCATTGATGGTGGCCACCAGGCCAGCCGTCGCCCCGCCAGGCTGGTGCCCGTGCAGAAAACGAAACGACGCCATTGATGGAGAAGGCTACGGCGCAGACGCGAAAGCGAAAGCGAAGACCACCGAGGCGATGCGTTTGAAACAGGACTCCCATCCACTGCCATGTGAACTTGTGGGAGAAGTGAGCGGTCACGCTGCGCGACCGCGCAGGGTTCGCCCAGACGCATCTGAGGCACATTTTTAGGCTGCATTTGCGTCTCGGCGGATAGCCCAGTCACCGGCTCCCACGTCACGCCAAACTCAACGGCGAACGGATCAACACCGCCGGAGATCGGTGTGGGATCCCAAGATCCCCCACACTAGATCCCAACTTGGCCGACCACCTCCGGAGGAAGAAGTTGTCGCAGCCATGTCAGGGGCCGCCACCCAGCGCCCAGATGATGCAAGCGTCGCGGTCCTTCGTTGCCTCAGACCGTCGTACCGCGCATCATAGCGGTTGCAGGAGTGGGAAGGGCGCCGCCTTGCACCCCTGGCCACTCCAAACGGGGCGCCATGTCGCGCAGCCTTAGGCCGGCGACACCTACTGCGGTGAAGAAAGGAGAGGAGGGTGGGGAGGAGTTGGAGCGGTAGACATCGGGATCCCTGGGCGGCGCGGCCGCCGCGCGGGGATGAGTGGGTTAGGTCGCGCGCGTGGGTTCACAAATGAAACTCATGAGCAACATGGATTCCGACCAACGTGCGTTGTTCGAGAAGAAACGAGACGAGATCCGCCTAGGGGACACTTGGTGGCCTAATCACTATGATCCTCTTCTACCCTTTCTAGTCTTGGCCTTCTTGTGCCCCTCTTGGTTAACTTGGTACTATGTAATGAACTTGGTACTGTGTAATGAACTACATTAGACTCTTTTTTTGCGAAAGGAACTACATTAGACTTAATTTATGGCACTAGTGACGTGTTTCAAATGGCCTTAATATAGGTTGAATTTGGCTAGAAAAGATGCCTAGACTGGGCCGAACAAAATGCATTGGCCACTTGGGTCTCGAGATGCCAACGGATAATCCTAGCCCAACGACCATTTCCGCATATGTGGACCAACGCAAACGGACACCAATCGAGGTTGTTTTTAGAGCGATCGGCCGATGGATATGACCTTAGGCGTTGCTTACCACGTGCTGTTTCTAAAATATAAAATGCGCTTTTTCCAAATGCTGGAAAGCAACATCATACCTGCGCGACAGATAACATGGCCCTTGTTGGTGTCGTTATGTACGGTGAGCAGGTGCGGGGTTGGCCCATCGGCCAGCTGCAGCAGCACAGAGGCGTGATTCATCGATTGGATGTTCAGGTTACGCTACAGGTCCTTGTGCTGACTTGGCGCCATAATCC includes the following:
- the LOC127334537 gene encoding exosome complex component RRP45A isoform X1; the protein is MMDQRWRPTVNEREFIEHALQSDLRIDGRRPFDFRKLKIAFGREDGSAEVELGETRVMGYVTAQLVQPYKDRPNEGTLAIFTEFSPMADPAFEPGRPGEAAIELGRVIDRGLRESRAVDMESLCVVAGKHVWSVRVDLHILDNGGNLIDAANIAALAALCTFRRPECTVGGDDGQQVTVHDPEVRDPLPLAIHHLPIAVTFAYFGDGNIMVLDPTYKEEAVMGGRMTATINSNGDVCSIQKAGGEGVTSSVIMQCLRIASVKAADITSKIKSNVDEYTTEKAVRKVKRTPVLVAKKNDVPDITMESNDGALESQTSKTPNDAQDTSKGDDDYRIKRISPLTGDRTVKPKQTSMFLGGPSNWDPYSKGVSLSSLRISQLPDPPAKPNDKRHEDAKSRLSESNLDVESMPNSGIAGESDEAKESVSPKSLKDAVKPKHKRKKKQHGKS
- the LOC127334537 gene encoding exosome complex component RRP45A isoform X2; this translates as MMDQRWRPTVNEREFIEHALQSDLRIDGRRPFDFRKLKIAFGREDGSAEVELGETRVMGYVTAQLVQPYKDRPNEGTLAIFTEFSPMADPAFEPGRPGEAAIELGRVIDRGLRESRAVDMESLCVVAGKHVWSVRVDLHILDNGGNLIDAANIAALAALCTFRRPECTVGGDDGQQVTVHDPEVRDPLPLAIHHLPIAVTFAYFGDGNIMVLDPTYKEEAVMGGRMTATINSNGDVCSIQKAGGEGVTSSVIMQCLRIASVKAADITSKIKSNVDEYTTEKAVRKVKRTPVLVAKKNDVPDITMESNDGALESQTSKTPNDAQDTSKDPPAKPNDKRHEDAKSRLSESNLDVESMPNSGIAGESDEAKESVSPKSLKDAVKPKHKRKKKQHGKS
- the LOC127334537 gene encoding exosome complex component RRP45A isoform X3; translated protein: MMDQRWRPTVNEREFIEHALQSDLRIDGRRPFDFRKLKIAFGREDGSAEVELGETRVMGYVTAQLVQPYKDRPNEGTLAIFTEFSPMADPAFEPGRPGEAAIELGRVIDRGLRESRAVDMESLCVVAGKHVWSVRVDLHILDNGGNLIDAANIAALAALCTFRRPECTVGGDDGQQVTVHDPEVRDPLPLAIHHLPIAVTFAYFGDGNIMVLDPTYKEEAVMGGRMTATINSNGDVCSIQKAGGEGVTSSVIMQCLRIASVKAADITSKIKSNVDEYTTEKAVRKVKRTPVLVAKKNDVPDITMESNDGALESQTSKTPNDAQDTSKGDDDYRIKRISPLTGDRTVKPKQTSMFLGGPSN
- the LOC127334537 gene encoding exosome complex component RRP45A isoform X4, which translates into the protein MMDQRWRPTVNEREFIEHALQSDLRIDGRRPFDFRKLKIAFGREDGSAEVELGETRVMGYVTAQLVQPYKDRPNEGTLAIFTEFSPMADPAFEPGRPGEAAIELGRVIDRGLRESRAVDMESLCVVAGKHVWSVRVDLHILDNGGNLIDAANIAALAALCTFRRPECTVGGDDGQQVTVHDPEVRDPLPLAIHHLPIAVTFAYFGDGNIMVLDPTYKEEAVMGGRMTATINSNGDVCSIQKAGGEGVTSSVIMQCLRIASVKAADITSKIKSNVDEYTTEKAVRKVKRTPVLVAKKNDVPDITMESNDGALESQTSKTPNDAQDTSKGIHTPKEFP